A genomic window from Rhodococcus sp. KBS0724 includes:
- a CDS encoding LLM class F420-dependent oxidoreductase, translated as MDLRIFTEPQQGATYEQLLAVAQTAEKLGYGAFFRSDHYLAMNSDGLPGPTDAWITLAGIARETSTIRLGTLVTSATFRYAGPLAISVAQVDQMSGGRVDFGIGAGWYEKEHEAYGIPFPTLKDRFELLEETLDVVTGLWRTPVGEQFDYDGKHVQIKNSPALPKPYQDGGPPILMGGVGKKKTPALAARFASEFNLPFQSVGATKELFDGVRQACTDIDRDPNELTYSNALILCCGRNEAEIAKRAAAIGRDVDELRENGLAGTPSELVDKLGAFAEAGSERMYLQTLDLSDLDHLELVASEVMPQIA; from the coding sequence ATGGATCTGCGAATCTTCACCGAACCCCAACAGGGCGCTACTTACGAACAACTACTGGCAGTGGCCCAGACGGCCGAAAAGCTCGGGTACGGAGCGTTCTTCCGTTCCGATCACTATCTGGCGATGAATTCCGACGGACTTCCCGGACCGACCGACGCCTGGATCACGCTTGCCGGTATTGCCCGCGAGACGTCGACTATCCGCCTCGGCACGCTCGTCACGTCGGCAACGTTCCGGTACGCCGGCCCGCTCGCCATCTCCGTCGCGCAGGTGGACCAGATGAGTGGTGGCCGCGTCGACTTCGGTATCGGCGCCGGCTGGTACGAAAAGGAGCATGAGGCGTACGGGATTCCGTTTCCGACGCTGAAGGACCGCTTCGAACTGCTCGAGGAAACTCTCGACGTCGTGACGGGCTTGTGGCGCACTCCCGTCGGCGAGCAGTTCGACTACGACGGTAAGCACGTGCAGATCAAGAATTCTCCGGCGTTGCCGAAGCCGTACCAGGACGGCGGGCCGCCCATTCTGATGGGCGGTGTCGGTAAGAAGAAGACTCCGGCTTTGGCTGCGCGATTTGCCAGTGAGTTCAATCTCCCGTTCCAGTCGGTCGGCGCGACCAAGGAGCTCTTCGACGGTGTTCGTCAGGCTTGCACCGATATCGACCGGGACCCGAACGAGCTGACGTATTCCAACGCACTGATCTTGTGCTGTGGACGCAACGAGGCGGAGATCGCCAAGCGAGCCGCTGCCATCGGGCGAGATGTCGACGAACTGCGTGAAAACGGCTTGGCGGGAACGCCGTCGGAACTGGTGGACAAGCTCGGAGCATTTGCCGAGGCCGGTTCGGAGCGCATGTACCTGCAGACGCTCGACCTGAGTGATCTCGACCACCTCGAATTGGTGGCGAGCGAGGTCATGCCTCAGATCGCGTAG